From a single Carassius carassius chromosome 8, fCarCar2.1, whole genome shotgun sequence genomic region:
- the LOC132145295 gene encoding uncharacterized protein LOC132145295 isoform X1, with product MGASESRTKLKMLQQDRVMNPVFGSQAVVGPQSTLHIHTNSQKRCEKDGNFNLLGQDDDPMTGDENRNRVRPRALGRDLPLSASHYGPGPLSPLSRLPCWSPLEPLPEIESGDDMGGRVPPDGAEEGKVDEEMSRVTDDEKEKALGESEKVEDLLDDDEEEDDVIDWADSDEEFEFSYRSESSSPLSTESGDIGSAGAHNSIWDQICRECPMADNGNATVDTLKNQNHVDKTAERRRESLEGADAVEDGSSDSDTDPCSELPELMEAVWTLQDRERFKAQEMEKHQVQLTMYRRLALIRWVRTLQNRVQEQQNRLQSSFDIILTHRKELLRMGAATAAR from the exons ATGGG AGCGAGTGAATCTCGAACAAAATTGAAAATGCTTCAGCAAGATCGGGTTATGAACCCTGTCTTTGGAAGTCAAGCTGTAGTTGGACCACAGTCAACTCTGCACATCCATACCAACAGTCAGAAGAGATGCGAGAAAGATGGTAACTTTAACTTATTGGGGCAGGATGATGACCCCATGACAGGAGATGAAAATCGCAACCGGGTGCGTCCAAGGGCTTTGGGCCGTGATCTGCCCCTTTCTGCCAGCCACTATGGACCTGGACCCCTCTCCCCCTTGTCTCGTCTGCCATGCTGGAGCCCTTTGGAGCCTCTTCCAGAGATTGAAAGCGGTGACGATATGGGAGGTAGAGTGCCTCCAGATGGTGCAGAAGAAGGCAAGGTTGATGAAGAGATGAGTAGAGTGACAGATGATGAAAAGGAGAAGGCATTGGGAGAGAGTGAGAAAGTAGAGGACCTACTGGATGATGACGAAGAGGAGGATGATGTGATAGACTGGGCTGACAGTGATGAAGAGTTTGAATTCAGTTACAGGTCAGAAAGCTCTTCCCCACTCAGCACAGAGAGTGGAGACATCGGGAGCGCAGGGGCCCACAATTCCATCTGGGATCAAATCTGCAGAGAATGTCCAATGGCAGACAATGGGAATGCAACTGTGGACACCCTGAAAAACCAAAACCACGTGGATAAGACGGCAGAGCGACGTCGAGAGAGCCTGGAGGGTGCTGATGCAGTTGAAGACGGCTCTTCGGACTCAGACACCGACCCCTGTTCAGAGCTGCCGGAACTTATGGAGGCTGTTTGGACGCTACAGGACCGAGAGAGGTTTAAGGCACAGGAGATGGAGAAGCATCAAGTCCAACTGACTATGTATCGTCGCCTGGCCCTTATTCGGTGGGTTCGCACCTTACAAAACCGTGTCCAGGAGCAGCAGAACCGGCTCCAGTCCAGTTTCGACATCATTCTTACGCATAGGAAAGAGCTTCTGCGCATGGGCGCTGCCACCGCTGCCCGATAA
- the LOC132145295 gene encoding uncharacterized protein LOC132145295 isoform X2 has product MLQQDRVMNPVFGSQAVVGPQSTLHIHTNSQKRCEKDGNFNLLGQDDDPMTGDENRNRVRPRALGRDLPLSASHYGPGPLSPLSRLPCWSPLEPLPEIESGDDMGGRVPPDGAEEGKVDEEMSRVTDDEKEKALGESEKVEDLLDDDEEEDDVIDWADSDEEFEFSYRSESSSPLSTESGDIGSAGAHNSIWDQICRECPMADNGNATVDTLKNQNHVDKTAERRRESLEGADAVEDGSSDSDTDPCSELPELMEAVWTLQDRERFKAQEMEKHQVQLTMYRRLALIRWVRTLQNRVQEQQNRLQSSFDIILTHRKELLRMGAATAAR; this is encoded by the coding sequence ATGCTTCAGCAAGATCGGGTTATGAACCCTGTCTTTGGAAGTCAAGCTGTAGTTGGACCACAGTCAACTCTGCACATCCATACCAACAGTCAGAAGAGATGCGAGAAAGATGGTAACTTTAACTTATTGGGGCAGGATGATGACCCCATGACAGGAGATGAAAATCGCAACCGGGTGCGTCCAAGGGCTTTGGGCCGTGATCTGCCCCTTTCTGCCAGCCACTATGGACCTGGACCCCTCTCCCCCTTGTCTCGTCTGCCATGCTGGAGCCCTTTGGAGCCTCTTCCAGAGATTGAAAGCGGTGACGATATGGGAGGTAGAGTGCCTCCAGATGGTGCAGAAGAAGGCAAGGTTGATGAAGAGATGAGTAGAGTGACAGATGATGAAAAGGAGAAGGCATTGGGAGAGAGTGAGAAAGTAGAGGACCTACTGGATGATGACGAAGAGGAGGATGATGTGATAGACTGGGCTGACAGTGATGAAGAGTTTGAATTCAGTTACAGGTCAGAAAGCTCTTCCCCACTCAGCACAGAGAGTGGAGACATCGGGAGCGCAGGGGCCCACAATTCCATCTGGGATCAAATCTGCAGAGAATGTCCAATGGCAGACAATGGGAATGCAACTGTGGACACCCTGAAAAACCAAAACCACGTGGATAAGACGGCAGAGCGACGTCGAGAGAGCCTGGAGGGTGCTGATGCAGTTGAAGACGGCTCTTCGGACTCAGACACCGACCCCTGTTCAGAGCTGCCGGAACTTATGGAGGCTGTTTGGACGCTACAGGACCGAGAGAGGTTTAAGGCACAGGAGATGGAGAAGCATCAAGTCCAACTGACTATGTATCGTCGCCTGGCCCTTATTCGGTGGGTTCGCACCTTACAAAACCGTGTCCAGGAGCAGCAGAACCGGCTCCAGTCCAGTTTCGACATCATTCTTACGCATAGGAAAGAGCTTCTGCGCATGGGCGCTGCCACCGCTGCCCGATAA
- the LOC132145297 gene encoding proteasome subunit beta type-2-like translates to MEYLIGIQGPDFVLVAADNVAASSIIQMKHDYDKMFKLSEKILLLCVGEAGDTVQFAEYIQKNVQLYKMRNGYELSPAAAANFTRKNLADYLRSRTPYHVNLLLAGYDEADGPGLYYMDYLSALAKAPFAAHGYGAFLTLSILDRYYRPDLTREEAVDLLKKCLEELNKRFILNLPSFTVRLIDKDGIHDMEKLPVGPK, encoded by the exons ATGGAATACTTGATCGGGATTCAGGGGCCAGACTTTGTGCTGGTTGCGGCAGATAATGTAGCAGCCAGCAGTATAATCCAGATGAAACACG ATTATGACAAGATGTTCAAGCTCAGCGAAAAGATCCTGCTCCTGTGTGTGGGTGAAGCTGGTGACACAGTACAATTTGCAGAATACATTCAGAAAAATGTTCAGCTTTACAAAATGAGAAATG GATATGAGCTCAGCCCAGCAGCTGCTGCAAACTTCACAAGGAAAAACCTTGCAGACTATCTGCGGAGTCGG actcCATACCATGTGAACCTGCTCTTGGCAGGATATGATGAGGCCGATGGTCCAGGACTGTACTACATGGACTACCTGTCAGCGCTTGCCAAAGCCCCCTTCGCAGCGCACGGATACGGTGCCTTCCTCACTCTCTCCATCCTGGACCGATATTATAGACCAG ATCTGACTCGTGAGGAGGCTGTGGATCTGCTCAAGAAGTGTTTAGAGGAG CTCAACAAACGATTCATCCTGAACCTGCCTTCCTTCACTGTCCGTTTGATCGACAAAGATGGCATCCACGACATGGAGAAGCTTCCTGTGGGCCCTAAATGA